A part of Aquaspirillum sp. LM1 genomic DNA contains:
- a CDS encoding LysE family translocator, which translates to MWESALTVTVIATLAMVSPGPDFVLVVKNAARHSRQAALMTTLGINLGIAVHMSYCILGLALIIAQTPWLFGLLKYAGAGYLIWIGVQALFSRTDALGDGPTAHPRQPVSLRRAFWEGLLCNLLNPKATLFFFSVFTQLLRPDSSLAEKALIGLIILLLGVVYWPLVVLAVQHPAVLGSLRRVQGRIDRLLGGVLVALGVKVGLS; encoded by the coding sequence ATGTGGGAATCCGCCCTTACCGTGACGGTGATTGCCACCCTGGCCATGGTCAGCCCAGGCCCGGATTTTGTGCTGGTGGTGAAAAACGCCGCGCGCCATTCGCGCCAGGCGGCGTTGATGACCACGCTGGGCATCAATCTGGGCATTGCCGTGCACATGAGCTATTGCATTCTGGGTCTGGCGCTGATCATCGCCCAGACGCCCTGGCTGTTTGGCCTGCTCAAGTATGCGGGGGCCGGCTACCTGATCTGGATTGGCGTGCAGGCGCTGTTCAGCCGCACCGACGCGCTGGGCGACGGTCCGACGGCACACCCACGCCAGCCGGTCAGCCTGCGGCGGGCGTTCTGGGAGGGCCTGCTGTGCAATCTGCTCAACCCCAAGGCCACGCTGTTTTTCTTCAGCGTGTTCACCCAGCTGCTGCGCCCTGATTCCAGCCTGGCCGAAAAAGCCCTGATCGGCCTGATCATCCTGCTGCTGGGGGTGGTGTACTGGCCGCTGGTGGTGCTGGCGGTGCAGCATCCTGCCGTGCTGGGCAGCCTGCGCCGGGTGCAGGGCCGCATCGACCGCCTGCTGGGCGGGGTGCTGGTGGCGCTGGGGGTCAAGGTTGGCCTGTCGTAA
- the hisG gene encoding ATP phosphoribosyltransferase, with translation MLTIALSKGRIFDETLPLLAAAGIIPAEDPESSRKLILATNQPDVRLVIVRATDVPTYVQHGAADLGIAGRDVLIEHGGAGLYQPLDLNIACCKMMVAAPNGFDYAAAVQHGARLSVATKYPNIAREHFAAKGVHVDVIKLYGSMELAPLVGLADAIVDLVSTGGTLKANNLTPVEHILDISSQLIVNQAALKLKHAAIRPVIDAFAATLTR, from the coding sequence ATGCTCACCATTGCCCTCTCCAAGGGGCGGATCTTTGATGAAACGCTGCCGCTTCTGGCTGCGGCTGGCATCATCCCCGCCGAAGACCCGGAATCCTCCCGCAAGCTGATTCTGGCCACCAACCAGCCCGACGTCCGGCTGGTGATTGTGCGCGCCACCGATGTCCCCACCTATGTGCAACACGGCGCAGCCGACCTGGGCATTGCCGGGCGCGATGTGCTGATCGAGCATGGCGGTGCTGGCCTCTATCAGCCGCTGGACCTGAACATTGCCTGCTGCAAGATGATGGTGGCTGCGCCCAATGGCTTTGACTACGCCGCCGCCGTGCAGCATGGCGCGCGCCTGTCGGTGGCCACCAAGTACCCGAATATTGCCCGCGAACACTTTGCCGCCAAGGGCGTGCATGTGGACGTGATCAAGCTGTATGGCTCGATGGAGCTGGCCCCGCTGGTGGGGCTGGCCGATGCGATTGTCGATCTGGTGTCTACCGGTGGCACGCTGAAAGCCAATAACCTGACCCCGGTCGAGCATATTCTCGACATCAGCTCGCAACTGATCGTCAACCAGGCGGCGCTCAAGCTCAAGCACGCCGCCATCCGCCCGGTGATCGACGCCTTCGCGGCCACGCTCACCCGCTGA
- the hisD gene encoding histidinol dehydrogenase → MHLLDSRQPGFDAALHHLLAFETAQDPAVDHAVAEIIANVQTRGNAALMEYTARFDRLSVSDASQLELSQAELDAALRRLPAATRAALEAAAERVRSYHERQVMQSWSYTEADGTRLGQQVTALDRVGIYVPGGKASYPSSVLMNAIPAKVAGVGEIIMVAPTPGGERNDIVLAAARIAGVDRVFTVGGAQAVAALAYGTETIPAVDKITGPGNAYVAAAKRRVFGVVGIDMVAGPSEILVICDGQTDPDWIAMDLFSQAEHDEIAQAILLCPDADFIARVRASIERLLPEMPRQDIIRASLSGRGALIQVADLDEACQIANFIAPEHLELSVAEPAAWLPKLKHAGAIFMGRFASESLGDYCAGPNHVLPTSRTARFASPLGVYDFQKRTSLIEVSAVGAQTLGRIASTLAHGEGLTAHARSAEFRLQD, encoded by the coding sequence ATGCATCTGCTTGATTCCCGTCAGCCTGGCTTTGACGCCGCGCTGCACCACTTGCTGGCGTTTGAAACCGCGCAGGACCCGGCGGTGGACCATGCCGTGGCCGAGATCATTGCCAACGTGCAAACCCGTGGCAACGCCGCGCTGATGGAATATACCGCCCGCTTCGACCGCCTGAGCGTGTCCGACGCCAGCCAGCTGGAGCTGAGTCAGGCGGAACTCGACGCCGCGCTGCGACGCCTGCCCGCCGCCACCCGCGCCGCGCTGGAAGCCGCTGCCGAGCGCGTGCGCAGCTACCATGAGCGCCAGGTGATGCAGTCGTGGAGCTATACCGAGGCTGACGGCACCCGGCTGGGCCAGCAAGTCACCGCGCTGGACCGCGTCGGCATTTATGTACCCGGCGGCAAGGCGTCCTACCCGTCGTCGGTGCTGATGAACGCCATCCCGGCCAAGGTCGCCGGCGTGGGCGAAATCATTATGGTGGCACCGACTCCGGGCGGGGAACGTAACGACATCGTGCTGGCCGCCGCGCGCATTGCCGGCGTGGATCGCGTGTTCACCGTCGGCGGTGCCCAGGCGGTGGCCGCGCTGGCCTACGGCACCGAAACCATCCCGGCAGTGGACAAGATCACCGGCCCCGGCAACGCCTACGTGGCCGCCGCCAAGCGCCGGGTGTTTGGCGTGGTTGGCATCGACATGGTGGCCGGCCCGTCGGAAATCCTGGTGATTTGCGACGGCCAGACCGACCCGGACTGGATTGCCATGGACCTGTTCAGCCAGGCCGAGCACGACGAAATCGCCCAGGCCATCCTGCTGTGTCCGGATGCCGACTTTATTGCCCGTGTGCGTGCCAGTATCGAGCGCCTGCTGCCGGAGATGCCGCGCCAGGACATCATCCGCGCCTCGCTGTCGGGTCGCGGTGCGCTGATTCAGGTGGCTGACCTGGATGAAGCCTGCCAGATTGCCAACTTCATTGCCCCGGAACATCTGGAGCTGTCGGTGGCCGAGCCAGCGGCCTGGCTGCCCAAGCTCAAGCACGCCGGTGCCATCTTCATGGGCCGCTTTGCCTCGGAAAGCCTGGGCGACTACTGTGCCGGCCCCAACCACGTGCTGCCCACCAGCCGCACCGCCCGCTTTGCCAGCCCGCTGGGGGTATACGACTTCCAGAAGCGCACCAGCCTGATTGAAGTGTCCGCCGTTGGCGCACAGACGCTGGGCCGCATCGCCAGCACCCTGGCCCACGGTGAAGGCCTGACCGCGCACGCACGCAGCGCGGAATTCCGCCTGCAGGATTAA
- a CDS encoding aminotransferase class I/II-fold pyridoxal phosphate-dependent enzyme, whose amino-acid sequence MPRYARHLAEHTIVNPFPGIVKLERRLGHAVPVRIGSNEGLAEPASPLVAAFGPALADLARLYPDPYALALREQLATLAGCQPEQVVIDAGADSLILLALRLCVNPGDPVVTTAGSYPTFRYFAEGVGARLVEVPYQPYAQGLRPDWAALVATANAERAAVLYLANPDNPTGYAWPAEVILALRAALNPDTLLLLDEAYVEFIDPAKAPPAGVLPGTLRLRTLSKAYALAGLRVGYALGEASLIAKADQIRPQFALSSWAQAAAQTVLADPAYAPALCQHTLQLREQLSAALLARGRQPFPSSTNFVCLACADSQEAERIQQALLAQGIALHRPPHPAANHLLRITAHPAALSDAVLAALACR is encoded by the coding sequence ATGCCTCGTTACGCCCGCCATCTGGCCGAACACACCATCGTCAACCCCTTTCCCGGCATTGTGAAGCTGGAGCGTCGGCTGGGCCATGCCGTGCCGGTGCGCATTGGCTCCAACGAAGGCCTGGCCGAGCCGGCGTCGCCGCTGGTGGCGGCCTTTGGCCCGGCGCTGGCGGATCTGGCCCGGCTCTATCCCGACCCGTATGCACTGGCGCTGCGCGAGCAACTGGCCACCCTGGCCGGCTGCCAGCCCGAGCAGGTGGTGATCGACGCCGGAGCAGACAGCCTGATTCTGCTGGCCTTGCGGCTGTGCGTGAATCCTGGCGATCCGGTGGTGACCACGGCGGGCAGTTATCCGACTTTTCGTTATTTTGCCGAAGGGGTGGGCGCGCGGCTGGTGGAGGTGCCTTACCAGCCATATGCACAGGGCCTGCGCCCGGATTGGGCGGCGCTGGTGGCAACCGCCAACGCGGAGCGCGCGGCGGTGCTGTATCTGGCCAATCCGGATAACCCAACCGGCTACGCCTGGCCGGCAGAGGTGATTCTGGCGTTGCGTGCCGCGCTGAATCCGGACACGCTGTTGCTGCTGGATGAAGCCTATGTGGAGTTCATCGACCCGGCCAAGGCTCCGCCAGCTGGGGTGTTGCCGGGCACACTGCGTTTGCGCACCTTGTCCAAGGCGTATGCGCTGGCCGGCTTGCGAGTGGGCTATGCGCTGGGCGAGGCGAGCCTGATAGCCAAGGCAGACCAGATTCGCCCGCAGTTTGCCCTGTCCAGCTGGGCGCAGGCGGCCGCGCAGACCGTGCTGGCCGATCCGGCTTACGCGCCGGCCCTGTGCCAGCATACGCTGCAGCTGCGTGAACAACTGAGCGCCGCCTTGCTGGCGCGTGGCCGGCAGCCGTTTCCGTCATCGACCAACTTTGTCTGCCTGGCCTGCGCCGACAGCCAGGAAGCCGAGCGCATCCAGCAGGCTTTGCTGGCGCAGGGGATTGCCCTGCACCGACCGCCGCACCCGGCGGCCAATCACCTGCTGCGCATCACGGCCCACCCGGCGGCACTCAGCGACGCCGTGCTGGCGGCACTGGCGTGTCGCTGA